A genomic stretch from Doryrhamphus excisus isolate RoL2022-K1 chromosome 23, RoL_Dexc_1.0, whole genome shotgun sequence includes:
- the ttc9c gene encoding tetratricopeptide repeat protein 9C — translation MQADGGEETAAASWPSVKPVWALLEEAGQMKMEGNAFYREKKIRAAVGRYHRALLVLRSLDSEVTSALKGFGPERPSLTAEQETLLRNTQVDCYNNLAACLLQRQSVDYARVQDYSLRVLERRPGDAKALYRAGVATLELGDAQRAKHYLTQACKVQPSDANVRRYLQRAEENLSRALLQEKAMYRGMFASSTKTSPADAGGDLAKVKQLAEQLKKPME, via the exons ATGCAGGCTGATGGAGGAGAGGAGACGGCGGCAGCCTCTTGGCCTTCAGTCAAGCCTGTTTGGGCTTTGCTGGAAGAAGCGGGCCAAATGAAGATGGAGGGGAACGCTTTCTACCGGGAAAAGAAGATACGTGCGGCTGTTGGCCGTTATCACCGTGCTCTGTTGGTTCTTCGAAGCCTGGACTCGGAGGTGACATCGGCGTTGAAAGGATTTGGACCCGAGAGGCCGTCTCTCACCGCAGAGCAAGAGACATTGCTAAGAAACACACAAGTGGACTGCTACAACAACCTAGCTG ccTGTTTGCTGCAGCGGCAGAGTGTCGACTATGCACGCGTCCAAGACTACAGTTTGCGGGTGTTAGAGAGGCGCCCGGGTGACGCCAAAGCCCTGTACAGGGCTGGCGTGGCCACCCTGGAGCTGGGAGACGCCCAGAGAGCCAAGCATTACCTGACGCAGGCCTGCAAGGTGCAGCCCAGCG ATGCCAATGTGAGGAGATACCTGCAGAGGGCGGAGGAGAATCTGAGTCGTGCGTTACTCCAGGAGAAGGCCATGTACAGAGGCATGTTTGCCTCCAGCACAAAGACCAGTCCTGCGGACGCAGGAGGGGACTTGGCTAAAGTTAAGCAGCTTGCAGAGCAACTGAAGAAGCCTATGGAATGA